A single window of Nomascus leucogenys isolate Asia chromosome 18, Asia_NLE_v1, whole genome shotgun sequence DNA harbors:
- the GPRIN2 gene encoding G protein-regulated inducer of neurite outgrowth 2 yields the protein MSSSRPEPGPWAPLSPRLQPLSQSSSSLLGEGRGQRPELRKTASSTVWQAQLGEASTRPQAPEEEGNPPESMEPARASGPEARPSAGGHWRSSTVGNVSTMGGSDLCHLRAPSAAAMQRSHSDLVRSTQMRAHSGARKASLSCSALGSSSVHRAQLQPGGTSGQGGQAPAGLERDLAPENGTSNSAWMLGVSQLSVPPLDLGDTTAHSSSAQAEPKAAEQLATTTHHALPPAALLCGMREVGAGGCCHALPATGILAFPKLVASVSESGLQARHGMKIHCRLSGGLPGHSHCCAHLWDPTGLVPEPGSRTKDVWTMTSANDLAPAEASPLSAQDAGVQAAPVAACKAVATSPSLEAPAALHVFPEVTLGSSLEEAPSPVRDVRWDAEGMTWEVYGAAVDPEVLGVAIQKHLEMQFEQLQRSPASEDSLSVEGRRGPLRAVMQSLRRPSCCGCSSEAPE from the coding sequence ATGAGCTCCAGCCGCCCTGAGCCAGGTCCCTGGGCACCCCTGAGCCCCCGCCTTCAGCCCCTGTCCCAGAGCTCTTCCAGCCTGCTGGGTGAAGGCCGGGGACAGAGGCCAGAGCTCCGCAAGACTGCCAGCAGCACCGTGTGGCAGGCCCAGCTGGGCGAGGCCAGCACCAGACCCCAGGCCCCAGAGGAAGAGGGGAACCCACCTGAGAGCATGGAGCCGGCACGGGCCTCTGGCCCCGAGGCGCGACCCAGTGCTGGAGGCCACTGGCGGAGCAGCACTGTGGGCAATGTGTCCACCATGGGCGGCAGTGACCTGTGTCACCTGCGGGCCCCCAGTGCTGCTGCTATGCAGAGGAGCCACTCGGACCTGGTCCGTAGCACCCAGATGCGGGCACACAGTGGTGCTCGGAAGGCCAGTCTCAGCTGCTCAGCCCTTGGCAGCAGCTCTGTCCACAGGGCTCAGCTGCAGCCGGGTGGTACTTCTGGCCAGGGTGGCCAGGCCCCTGCAGGCCTGGAAAGGGACCTGGCTCCTGAGAATGGGACTTCTAACTCAGCCTGGATGCTGGGGGTGAGTCAGTTGTCGGTGCCACCACTAGACCTGGGGGACACAACTGCCCACAGCAGCAGTGCCCAGGCTGAGCCCAAAGCCGCTGAACAGCTGGCTACCACCACCCACCATGCTCTGCCCCCAGCTGCTCTACTCTGTGGCAtgagggaggtgggggctggtggcTGCTGCCATGCCCTACCTGCCACAGGGATCCTGGCCTTTCCCAAACTAGTGGCGTCAGTGAGCGAGTCTGGGCTGCAGGCTCGGCATGGGATGAAGATCCACTGTAGGTTGTCTGGGGGGCTCCCTGGGCACTCCCATTGCTGTGCCCACCTTTGGGATCCCACCGGGTTAGTCCCAGAGCCTGGCTCTAGGACCAAAGATGTGTGGACCATGACCTCAGCCAATGACTTGGCCCCTGCAGAGGCATCCCCGCTGTCAGCCCAGGATGCTGGTGTGCAGGCGGCCCCAGTGGCGGCCTGCAAGGCTGTGGCCACTAGTCCATCCCTGGAAGCGCCTGCGGCCCTGCATGTGTTCCCAGAGGTAACTCTGGGGTCCAGCCTGGAGGAGGCGCCGTCCCCTGTGCGGGATGTGCGATGGGATGCTGAGGGCATGACATGGGAGGTGTACGGAGCTGCGGTGGACCCGGAGGTGCTCGGTGTGGCCATCCAGAAGCACCTGGAGATGCAGTTTGAGCAGCTGCAGCGGTCGCCTGCCAGCGAGGACAGCCTGTCTGTGGAGGGCCGGAGGGGGCCGCTGCGGGCTGTCATGCAGTCCCTGCGGCGCCCCAGCTGCTGCGGCTGCTCCAGCGAGGCCCCTGAGTGA